Proteins encoded by one window of Cloeon dipterum chromosome 2, ieCloDipt1.1, whole genome shotgun sequence:
- the LOC135936271 gene encoding uncharacterized protein LOC135936271, with amino-acid sequence MPDSSEYTDYSSDESEESNTQHPQPTTNRCKKCEITQDFHQMQLGFYTESEFYDCSFRVGKADHIKIFKCHKLVLAAQSKAFAKMLIGYFSEGHLSRDEPITFNDCKPSTFDLAMRFIYGNVQEFSTIPMACDVYIFAHKWQFPKLKQAAINTLRKSKSDEVLMVYEMHELLGDVEEKEHYKQFILGNTSEVLISPSWIHASSSTVEEIFKEPVLKLASEMELFDALVRWGKENSDSAPNLRLKIDSALKEIRFMTLSAHVFTELCKSNPEIFSLQEKYQILTSISIGDAKEMPPNFNNICYKRRKISTLDYNFFTEPPKVESDTLVSCDSPHSRTILSFHTDQVYIESVELDCLVMEKNKGLEANLICSVTEYKSGKQVAVVKFKGLIHKDLRVLHFPRPVPIKKKTYYSISVEYLNQNPLCSRKYSYEPGTVCCAAVKKTNLQITVKQKDLDFHVDLNKIRLLVLH; translated from the exons ATGCCCGACAGCAGTGAGTACACCGACTACAGCAGTGACGAGAGTGAAGAAAGCAATACTCAACACCCTCAACCAACTACAAATCGATGTAAAAAATGCGAAATCACGCAAGATTTTCATCAAATGCAACTAGGATTTTATACAGAGAGCGAGTTTTATGATTGCTCTTTCCGCGTGGGAAAAGCAGATCACATCAAG attttcaagTGCCACAAATTAGTTCTGGCAGCACAAAGCAAAGCGTTTGCTAAAATGCTCATCGGCTACTTTTCAGAGGGGCATCTAAGTAGAGATGAACCTATTACATTTAACGATTGCAAACCAAGCACATTTGACTTGGCCATGAG ATTCATTTATGGCAACGTTCAAGAATTTTCGACTATTCCCATGGCTTGCGACGTGTATATATTCGCTCACAAATGGCAGTTCCCGAAATTAAAACAAGCCGCTATTAACACTTTAAGGAAGTCAAAATCGGACGAGGTCCTGATGGTTTACGAAATGCACGAACTTCTGGGTGATGTTGAAGAGAAGGAGCACTATAAACAG TTCATCTTGGGAAACACAAGCGAGGTTCTGATCTCTCCATCTTGGATCCACGCATCGTCATCAACAGTTGAAGAGATTTTTAAGGAACCAGTGTTGAAATTGGCTTCCGAGATGGAACTCTTTGACGCTTTGGTCCGATGGGGTAAAGAAAATTCTGATTCAGCCCCAAACTTGCGACTGAAAATTGACAGCGCTTTGAAAGAAATTCGTTTCATGACCTTAAGTGCTCATGTCTTTACTGAATTGTGCAAATCGAATCCTGAGATTTTCAGCTTACAAGAAAAGTATCAAATATTGACTAGCATCTCAATTGGTGATGCAAAGGAAATGCCTcccaatttcaataatatttgctACAAGCGCAGGAAGATATCAACCTTAGACTACAATTTTTTCACTGAACCACCTAAGGTTGAATCTGATACGCTAGTAAGCTGTGACTCTCCGCACTCGCGCACAATCCTCTCTTTTCATACAGATCAAGTGTACATTGAAAGTGTTGAGCTTGACTGTTTAGTCATGGAAAAAAACAAAGGACTAGAGGCTAATTTGATTTGCTCCGTGACTGAGTATAAGTCTGGCAAGCAGGTGGCTGTTGTCAAGTTCAAAGGTCTGATACACAAAGATCTAAGAGTGTTGCATTTTCCTCGGCCAGTTCCGATTAAGAAAAAGACGTATTACTCAATATCTGTTGAATATTTGAACCAAAACCCATTGTGCTCGAGAAAATACAGTTATGAACCTGGAACTGTATGTTGCGCCgctgttaaaaaaacaaatcttcAAATTACTGTGAAACAGAAAGATTTGGATTTTCACGtcgatttgaacaaaataaggTTGCTCGTCCTTCACTAA